Part of the Trichoderma asperellum chromosome 1, complete sequence genome is shown below.
AGGATGGAAGCCACTGTTTGTTGTTGCGAATATTGGCGGCTAAGCCTTATCATGCttttgtgatttttttttccccctcgcCGGTTTACCCGCTATTGCCTTCGACCTGCACAGAACAAGATAAACGTGAGGCACAGCTTTTGAGCtaagaaaaagtaaaataaaaagcaaggcGGaccagagaaaaaaaaaatcagaaTATGATCAAATCCTGGCAATACTTATTAGTCTTGGTAGTCAAATGTGACCAATTTCTTTGTCCTGCGTGGAGGTTTGGGTGGTCCCCCGCACTTTTCACCACATACATGCAATGCGGCTATTTCTCTTGGCGAGAGAGATTTCCACGTTTATCGGCAAACACGGTGGTGGCGAGACGTCTTTAGCTGCGTTCTGCtgaaaaagtaaattatattaagctatCAGCATTTTGCTGCATCAAGGTTTTCTTTTAGGAAGGAAAAATGGTCAGAGATTATATCatcgaggaggagaaggtgcCCAAAGACCGAATTTCCAATGCTACACAGCTAGTCCGTTATTATTAATgcatattatttttttttgcttctttttcttcttctctcttctttccttttgcgCCTTCGGCCCTAGCTAGCACGGTGGCagtaattatagttaatatctACTACGTGGGTAGAACCTGAAGCTGAACGCCATCCCATTTGTCGTGCAAGTACCGGTACGCACCATAGCCTGTCAGGCGCAACAGCCCTGCCCCTCAGCCTGCTACGGATGGCCGGACATGGCCATCCACAGCTGGCCCTCTCTAGTGGGCTCTGGGCCTGTTTAGCTCGTCGCGCCCACGGTACTTGTCACGGTACTCGCGGCGCCACAATACCCGCATTACTATTGAAGTTGAATCCAAAGCCACGCCATCCATGCTCTCGGTTCCATGTCCTTATTTTTAGTTTCAGTAACACGCAGCCCAGCTCAGCCCAGCCCGGCCGAAGCCAAAGCCTGGCCCTCTGTAGCTGTAGAGGCAGCCTATCTCGCGCTGCATGCTGTACACATGCCGCCCTCTGCGGGCATGATGCAGCCCTGGCAAAGCCTTCGTTACGCATATACTTCAAGCGATGGATTCAGTGGGCTCCAGGGCCCCTCCCCGCCTGTCACCGCACTGTCCAGCACCACATCCGGCCCACCTCTTTGAATTGACTCTTCTAAGCCTCAGGCTCTTGACCAGGGGCTCTTCTGGTTGGCGCCTTGACCCTGGACCCCTGACCCCTGGCACAAACTTCCAGTATGAAAGCTTTTTCCTGCTGGGTGGATCCGACGCATGCACTTTTTTTGACATCCGCTACAGGGCTTCAAAGGACCCATGTCCtggtcatttttttttttttttggccctcCACAAAGCTTTGATCTGTGAGTGTCCGTGATTCATACCTCGGCGGCATGTACCGACTGCCGTTAGCAAGGCAGCCTCCTTTAGATATTAGATTACGGTACCAGCACTAGCCCTACTAAGGCAATGGATGAATGGAAACGCCAGTCTGGGTGGCAGGCGCATCCAAGTATTACTAGTCCCCAAGTCCCACCTTCGTccgcctctcttcctctcacGGTTGCTGCATCTCCAGGGAACCTCAATCTTCCTCGGGATAATGGAATCTTGAGAGGAAGCGCAAATTGCCTTACGCagtcctttttttgcctttttcttctttgccactgtgctctcttttgcttcatcGCAATCGCACCACGCTCTCTTCCCATCTATAGCCAAGCATCGTCAGCCTGTTGTTTGTATAATTGCCGTATATCCCGTCGACGTCTTACATTCTTGCAGTCCATTGTACCGAATTCTGTTCCGTCAATCGCTCAGAACGTCTGCGAGTCCCCCTTTGTGCAGTTCCCATCAAAGACCTACACAGCGCCAGCCATTGACGAGTGTTACAAAACATTGCTTCCAACACTCATTTccacttttctctttcttcctcgcCCGTCTCTGAAACAGTCATTTCTCCACAACTGACATTCTCACAATCGCCGACATTTCATGGGTCCACCGAGCGTCGTCACAAACAACTCCAGCTTCCCACTCACGTACACACTTACACAAATCAACTCTCATCTTTTTTGGCCTATCCTGGTTGTGCCGCGTCTTCCCCAGTGCGAGTCATCGGCTATCTAACTGGCTTCGCCATGGCCACCCCTGGCAGTGGACTCGAGGCCATTCAGGGCAGCAACACATTTCCTCGAAGGAAAAATGTACCGGCTTCCGAATTCTCGCTTGACTCTGATGTCTCGGCTTCAGCTCCGttgaaaaagagcaaacTAGGCCGTCGAGGGTCCAAGCTCGGCCTAAAACACCTCTTTGGTCGCAAGTTATCTAAGGCGGGAGAGAGCCTACCATCACCCATTTCTCTCAAATCACCCAGTTCGCTCAACTCGCTCAACATGCTCAGCAACTTAGGCAGGCGGCCGCCTTCTCGgtctggcggcggctttcGACAGTCTCTCGCGGATATCAGCGGTTGGCCATATGGACAGCAACAAGCCAAGTCTGAACTTGCCCTTTCTACGCCAGATTATCCGTGGGATGCATCCCACGAGCAACCAGACGACAGCCATGATCCGCGTCCACATACTCCTGCCACcggctcttctgcttcttctgggaAGCGCGCGCCAGGCATGTCAATAACCAGGCAGCCTCGTCCGACTCTCACCGTCTGGACGTTACCGCCTCTCATCCGGGCGTACCAACAGGCGCACAAACAGCAAACGCTGTCTGCCACTACCATGCCGACAGAGACTGTTCTGAAACTCAGTGAGAAGTCTAGTGTGGCCGACATGATCGTACCTCTCACCGAAACAGACACAAGCATGATGAGCAGCGCTGGCATTAGCACCGGTGACAAGTTCAGGAGAAGAAACCGCGGAGACTCCTTGTCTGCCGGTAATCTGCAGTGGACCACCAAGATTTACATTCTTGTCACCGCTGGCTACTTGCTTCAGTATGCTGGAGAAGGCGCTATTGACCGTCTGCCTGAAAAGGTGCTGCGCTTGGGTGCGTCCTCGGCGGCATTTGTCACTGATATGATTCCGGGTCGCCATTTTGTGCTGCAGGTTACATCTACCACAGAGAACAACGACAGACCGCCATTAACCGACCCCCGATCCTTTCTCTCGAAGCTGTCCTTCCGATCGCCAGAAAAGCGCAACACATCCAATATGATCATGGTTTTTGAAAACGCCGAGGACATGGACGGCTGGATGACCTGCTTGCGGTCCATGATTGAACGGCTTGGAGGCAAAAGGAGCATCTCCGAGGCTGACCTGCTCAGAGAAGCCGAGGCCAAGCTGAATGAAGATGCCCCTACTTTGCGTGTTCGTGAGAAGCCAAGCCTAAAATCCATTTCTGTCAGAGATGTCTCTCATTCTGCACAAGCCAATTCCATTCCTCCCTCGACGGCACCCCAACAAGAACGAAGTTCTAGGATTCCTGATTACTCAATTCCTGTGGTTGACTTTGATTCTATAAGCCACGATTTGACATACGACGATAAGTCAGCAACCAACAGCATCGCATCCCATGACGGTCGCCAATTGGATAATCTTCGCGACAGCTCGCAGCGATTATCGCAGTTATCGTCTGGCCAGCGGACAAACTTGACATCGACCACTTCTTCGCCCGCGGGCTCGCCCGTGCGCGAAAGGTTCCCGCTATCAGCAGACATTACCATTATCCCGGAAACGGCACGGCCTAGACCCAACGCCAGCGTCATTGCAAATCGGCGAGTCTCACTGCAGACTATGGGACCGTTCATTGGGGAGGCCAGTCTTGGTGGAGATGGTATGCTGGAGCATCATCAACTCAGCCCACTTCCCTGGGCCAACGCCGCTGGAAATGATGTGATCCCATCCCCTACTGAGCCCCGTGGCACTCACATTTTTGGAGTCTCCACCTCGCAATCCACCGGCCGCCGGGCTTCTCACATGAAGGTGGCCTCTGCTTTAGATGTaaagaatttcttttctccgCCGTCACCAAGAGATGCTGTCGCTTCGACCTCCCGGGGATCGCAACGTAAGCTATCGAATATCCGTGTAGGGCGGCCCTTATCCACGGTTGAAGACCAGCCGTCCCCCAAAGAGAACGTCATGCCAGAGAGACCTGTGACGAGCCATAATGCGGAGACTCGGCCGCCCTTGGATATCCCCAGTGTCCCCAAGCTGCCTCGAGAGAGACTCGTGTCTATGCCAAACGTCCCGCAGGTGCTGGGGCGGCTGTCGCTGCCTTCACGACGCCTGAGCTTGGTGCCCAAGTTGACAACGCGGAGCCCCAGTCCGAGTCCCATCACTCCACCTGGCTTTTACCTCGATGAGAACGCACATGACAGCCCTCGGAGACTCGCCAGTCTCAACGCACTGCGAAAGCAGCTTGAGGCCAAAACTTCATCATCGACCCTTGGAGATGCTAGCCCCTTGGCATCGCCCGCCACTGACCGGTCGTACTCGCCATTGCCTTCACCCCTCTCGGCTTCTTGGACTgacaagacgaagaagaatcgATCCTCAGTCGACGATGTAGATGAATTCTCGCGGGGCTTTAATCTGGGCTTTTCTTGGGCAGCTAAGCGAGCTAGCATCATGTCTGCCTTTTCCGATAAGTCGTTTCCCGGGGAGGCGCATCCCATCGCAAGTATTGCAGAGTCGCTTCCCCAGctttcgccgccgccaacagGACCTCTTCCGGCAATTCCATCGAGGCCATCGTCCTCTTCTAGCAATTACTCCAAGAGTATGGGGCGCAAAAAGAGCCTGCCGCGGATGGCTATgccaccgccagcaccaccacctACATGTGCCCTGCCGCCATTGCCACCAAAGGCTGCGGTTGAGGCGTAAAGGGGGATCTAGTAACTTGTGCtcctacttttttttttcttttttggttcCCTTTGTCTGTTTCATTATCCCCGTCAGCCTCATACGGGTGTGTACCATATCCGCATTGTGTGCATGGCAACTTCATTTGCACTGGCGATTGGCGTTGAGCATTCTAGATATGCGTTGTATCTAGCCGATATATCTTTACGCGTATTTACAAGTCGTTTTTACTTGTTCTgctttatgtttttttttataccttttgtatttttcttctttttgtttagGCAGTTGGGAGCGTTTGTGCGGGAGAAGTCAAGAGCTGGGAAATACCTGTTTGGTGCATTACGTCACTTGCACGCAAATACATTTGGATGGATATTTGTTGATGGATCTAGCAAGGTTTCTAATGAATATGAATCCTTGGAAAAATAGTTAGGTCTGGATTTTTGCGATTTGAACAGACAAAAAGGTGTTTGGATATGACC
Proteins encoded:
- a CDS encoding uncharacterized protein (EggNog:ENOG41), which translates into the protein MATPGSGLEAIQGSNTFPRRKNVPASEFSLDSDVSASAPLKKSKLGRRGSKLGLKHLFGRKLSKAGESLPSPISLKSPSSLNSLNMLSNLGRRPPSRSGGGFRQSLADISGWPYGQQQAKSELALSTPDYPWDASHEQPDDSHDPRPHTPATGSSASSGKRAPGMSITRQPRPTLTVWTLPPLIRAYQQAHKQQTLSATTMPTETVLKLSEKSSVADMIVPLTETDTSMMSSAGISTGDKFRRRNRGDSLSAGNLQWTTKIYILVTAGYLLQYAGEGAIDRLPEKVLRLGASSAAFVTDMIPGRHFVLQVTSTTENNDRPPLTDPRSFLSKLSFRSPEKRNTSNMIMVFENAEDMDGWMTCLRSMIERLGGKRSISEADLLREAEAKLNEDAPTLRVREKPSLKSISVRDVSHSAQANSIPPSTAPQQERSSRIPDYSIPVVDFDSISHDLTYDDKSATNSIASHDGRQLDNLRDSSQRLSQLSSGQRTNLTSTTSSPAGSPVRERFPLSADITIIPETARPRPNASVIANRRVSLQTMGPFIGEASLGGDGMLEHHQLSPLPWANAAGNDVIPSPTEPRGTHIFGVSTSQSTGRRASHMKVASALDVKNFFSPPSPRDAVASTSRGSQRKLSNIRVGRPLSTVEDQPSPKENVMPERPVTSHNAETRPPLDIPSVPKLPRERLVSMPNVPQVLGRLSLPSRRLSLVPKLTTRSPSPSPITPPGFYLDENAHDSPRRLASLNALRKQLEAKTSSSTLGDASPLASPATDRSYSPLPSPLSASWTDKTKKNRSSVDDVDEFSRGFNLGFSWAAKRASIMSAFSDKSFPGEAHPIASIAESLPQLSPPPTGPLPAIPSRPSSSSSNYSKSMGRKKSLPRMAMPPPAPPPTCALPPLPPKAAVEA